From Daphnia pulicaria isolate SC F1-1A chromosome 4, SC_F0-13Bv2, whole genome shotgun sequence, one genomic window encodes:
- the LOC124337805 gene encoding uncharacterized protein LOC124337805, whose product MLHSDKKRSKRKGSKDDTPNRLTLSKASRNLLDTDRAVTDSEEIKIMNRVLAESEPETGARSRRAPRKNPDGTLNAPRSRPSSRASDRNLSGSPKIINIEGPDEPQSPKIGLTVDDVQRQAGAQTSPEVPPPNLDGFGATPERKTLSEWMREEFARFNGEMTEITGRLTKTDAKVAETVTRLDGHKEQIKRLNTEVPTIRTTVMGLRSSIAAETTARIAAIEANIAATMLTQRNATEALQTRMVSHIERAVGQLQNGLNELRQTALTEFDDTELRVDLRHLVEAQGEEITNSLAQSLSQHSEEVGQAIVELKVRMSRLDTRLRTIYRAQQPPAQSQQPEGRRSRQGAQSQQPETGRTRQQRNTSRSLWDENSEEEASEENEPTVRRPTSRGGMAYSQPPPSYRSAFTASGQRPAFGPAPAPTPAPAPAPAPAGPAPPYYAAGRPYVPPQAPDDVKRELTQELEQLREELTQAYAQYGRARSDDARQHERIAFMTTYTYYKTAVENLMPMLTTAEKAELRLQQRRVEAERLGIAPVQAPMPIQTTKVRLSPPKFAGEVLKYHGWRQTWNTYDNNPIYTATEKSQMLEQALEGEAANATASFTFTAETYNTILQVLADRFGDPNQAIEEREAKLREAASKPVGANPTSAQLREKHIEICNQRQGLLIQGVQPATFDSHTAKEILNSLPGVITEKWRMDWGPERAPTLDQVLHQLDRLIRIKASEEASRRVDYTQTTQANAASVATKTIKFRDKTPTRLACVICKSETHAARDCTFGNAAERRKGVMDADRCFRCFGQGHRYVDCSERRACRHCYSTSHASVLCPHERESRERTKGRPVPRTASKSPSKPRSGKPFMRPPSPTPSRTPSAERSVNEQSNIGVIEPNGKEKISAGVLLNFGAKAKAEKTQGIEEWVPLFGIFDSGCGNSFITAALVRKLNAKVIGRQRIRVLTFGSHTPIDEYCDIVQVTIAGISRTVTENFIVRDHIQTLTPYTETKLGERLLKEGETLADPRHRRPSQVKTIDILIGNSNMYEFMLLEAPRRHRKIVAHNTIFGWTISGSLGDPGHETVACVAKVEIVPEEHEISSVDKHFAAFWSLESLGIPSKEPTDAEFIQTYIDGIEADKDGRAVVRYPFTQERPDYDPCRSIADIRFENLWKSDSFTKEKRIRYHEVMMSYLREGFIEIADPNYDGPMAFLPNRPVEREDAETTKIRPVFDGSVHHKNRRSFNANLEIGPNLNPEIMGILMRFRRYRIAWTADIEKAFLQIKIHEDHGQIVRFLWVEDPEAAIPKVVVYRWKRLTFGLASSPFILRAVLTWHLQKYETEYPGITARTLNQIYVDDWMGGAETPEQAAEEIRLISRILGEIKMKLCKWSTNSAELTNLLRGEFEFSSRPSKLGIDEVFEHADKKALGILWDPVTDQFKFNADKIISEARRLGEGLTKRQLFSLALTLHDPLGFVNPAILSAKRAMQISWLANGKWDQIVNSCTNENWEEFIKGLEDLQLIRIPRWTGIDVKEPSELHIFCDASEVGYGAVAYEVQGTTIALIAAKSKVAPLPKKAMTIPRLELLSNLMASILGKYIRDQHRVEHKAHIWTDSQIATCWITATNKTPEIWVQNRVSKIREFGAEIHFCEGTQNPADLLSRGGSAKEIQRSNWWKGPEWLPEYDKYKPIEIKANLIQTDMVRPKHPDWRKEYSDWDKMVRAQAMIQRAVDGFKGKMYRPSLIIEQVLFDMVDLKEIKFKKPGSRCQVSFKRLTYEELLTARYALIRHAQMESYPEDYDRIERGKVPRDKMFRKLRPVFDTTNRIIRCRGRAQVLLARYHLDALILLPPDHYITTVLLRKLHRRVGHMGMNAMTMEVRSEFWLPKHCQVIKDILNRCVRCQKVNATAFSEKPAHLPIERLKISDPFSVTGIDMAGPYNVLVNEPSKAVIVQPRTEPGVPEEESESSDESDEELVPERVDALDKKKKKKKKEKKQPKFAIDGRQIVKVYIVMFTCATTRAVHLEVTRGKSAAAFINAFRRFCALKYAPRTVYSDNALEFDSTARYLRRLWLCKTVYDFMANRNISWRFSASVAPWWGGFWERMIKTVKQALHKTFNPKQMDFDMFHTVITEISDIVNNRPLGYIAGDETALTPNQLIKGGFVNKFDTEPPEEEELLGADSLFLTNREAARRKLVADWWTEFVPTYLKDLNRFHQEQIPSKSVKLGQVVLIHVDYVKRINWNIGRVIELIKGRDHLVRKVKLVMVDSKGKTSIVNRPVQNLYPLEVEPGIIDADFAKNPSRFGDHVTSSGQVCKRTYMGGVWNTTALGDEATDCRQHVAQPREVTIASAFDGVTGKRPGNGDKATSRRPHGAQPRETTSASGVDGGDTTRPSDVAPATGVRPRHGPPKMPVVNLPASADLERSNPIEWIDDEDLTPKQLRAEVRRRDRAQAAWKPKPAAQNATGVDPDQREVLNG is encoded by the coding sequence AGGTAGCCGAGACAGTCACAAGACTAGACGGCCATAAAGAGCAAATCAAAAGACTCAACACAGAAGTGCCGACGATAAGAACGACGGTAATGGGCCTCAGGAGCTCGATAGCCGCAGAAACAACCGCACGAATCGCGGCTATAGAAGCGAACATCGCAGCAACAATGTTGACGCAGAGGAATGCGACAGAGGCCCTACAGACCCGAATGGTCTCGCATATCGAACGAGCAGTAGGGCAGCTCCAAAATGGCCTAAACGAACTAAGACAAACAGCGCTTACAGAGTTCGACGACACGGAACTAAGAGTAGATTTAAGACACCTGGTCGAAGCCCAGGGCGAGGAAATCACAAATAGCCTGGCGCAATCACTGAGCCAACACTCAGAAGAAGTGGGTCAGGCCATAGTAGAACTCAAAGTAAGGATGTCAAGGCTAGACACCAGGCTAAGAACGATATATAGAGCCCAACAACCGCCGGCTCAAAGCCAGCAGCCAGAAGGTCGAAGGTCTCGGCAAGGGGCTCAAAGCCAACAGCCGGAGACCGGGAGAACCCGGCAGCAGCGAAACACTAGCAGATCACTCTGGGATGAGAACTCAGAGGAAGAGGCAAGTGAAGAAAATGAGCCGACGGTAAGACGACCGACGTCAAGGGGAGGAATGGCATATAGTCAGCCCCCCCCATCATACCGCAGTGCATTTACGGCGAGCGGACAAAGACCGGCATTTGGCCCGGCCCCAGCCCCGACCCCAGCCCCGGCACCTGCGCCAGCGCCAGCGGGTCCGGCACCTCCGTATTATGCGGCAGGTAGACCATACGTCCCACCGCAAGCGCCAGACGACGTCAAACGAGAATTGACGCAAGAGCTCGAGCAGCTCAGGGAAGAGCTAACACAGGCTTATGCCCAGTACGGTCGAGCAAGGTCTGACGATGCCAGGCAACACGAAAGAATTGCGTTCATGACGACCTATACGTATTACAAAACGGCAGTAGAAAACTTAATGCCCATGCTGACAACAGCAGAAAAAGCCGAACTACGACTGCAGCAACGCAGAGTAGAAGCAGAAAGACTGGGCATTGCCCCGGTACAGGCGCCGATGCCTATACAAACGACTAAGGTACGGTTATCACCGCCCAAGTTTGCGGGGGAGGTACTGAAGTATCACGGTTGGCGACAGACGTGGAATACGTATGACAACAACCCGATATACACAGCCACCGAGAAAAGCCAAATGTTGGAGCAGGCCCTCGAAGGCGAAGCCGCCAATGCGACGGCGAGTTTCACGTTCACGGCGGAAACTTATAATACCATTCTCCAAGTACTGGCTGATAGGTTTGGCGACCCGAATCAGGCCatagaagaaagagaagccaAGCTACGAGAAGCGGCAAGCAAACCGGTGGGAGCGAACCCGACGTCCGCCCAGCTAAGAGAAAAACATATCGAGATATGTAATCAAAGGCAAGGCCTCCTGATCCAAGGCGTACAGCCGGCGACATTCGATTCGCACACGGCTAAGGAAATCTTGAACTCCCTACCAGGAGTGATAACAGAGAAATGGAGAATGGATTGGGGGCCAGAAAGAGCACCGACCTTAGACCAGGTCCTGCATCAACTCGATAGGTTGATCCGAATTAAAGCGTCGGAAGAAGCGTCGAGACGGGTCGACTATACCCAGACCACACAGGCCAACGCAGCGAGCGTAGccacaaaaacaatcaagttcCGAGACAAGACCCCGACGAGGCTTGCCTGCGTGATATGCAAAAGCGAAACACACGCTGCGCGCGACTGCACGTTCGGCAACGCGGCCGAAAGGCGAAAAGGAGTGATGGACGCGGACAGATGCTTCAGATGTTTTGGTCAAGGCCACAGGTACGTGGATTGTTCGGAAAGAAGAGCATGTCGGCACTGTTACTCCACCTCGCATGCGTCGGTCCTATGCCCGcacgagagagaaagtcgGGAGAGAACTAAAGGCAGGCCGGTACCGAGAACCGCCAGCAAATCTCCAAGTAAGCCTCGATCGGGCAAACCATTCATGCGACCGCCATCACCAACGCCATCGAGGACACCGTCAGCGGAACGGTCAGTCAATGAGCAGTCAAATATAGGGGTAATAGAACCCAACGGCAAGGAAAAAATTTCCGCCGGGGTGTTACTGAACTTTGGAGCGAAAGCCAAAGCAGAAAAGACACAAGGAATAGAAGAATGGGTCCCACTGTTCGGAATATTCGACAGCGGTTGCGGTAATTCATTTATCACAGCAGCTCTAGTACGGAAGCTAAATGCAAAGGTCATTGGCAGGCAACGTATCAGAGTCTTGACATTTGGGTCTCACACACCCATCGACGAGTACTGCGATATTGTTCAAGTCACGATAGCCGGCATATCGAGAACAGTAACGGAAAATTTCATTGTCCGGGACCACATTCAAACACTCACACCATACACCGAGACGAAGCTTGGTGAGAGGTTGCTCAAAGAAGGCGAAACCTTGGCCGACCCGAGGCACAGAAGACCGTCTCAAGTCAAGACGATTGACATCCTAATTGGAAACAGTAACATGTACGAATTCATGTTACTGGAAGCCCCTCGCAGGCACCGGAAAATAGTGGCGCACAACACTATCTTCGGTTGGACGATATCGGGCTCCTTAGGAGACCCGGGACACGAGACAGTAGCGTGCGTGGCCAAAGTAGAAATCGTGCCCGAAGAGCACGAGATCTCAAGTGTCGATAAACACTTTGCCGCCTTCTGGAGCTTGGAAAGCTTAGGCATCCCGAGTAAGGAACCAACGGATGCCGAATTCATCCAAACTTATATAGACGGCATCGAAGCCGATAAAGATGGACGAGCCGTCGTACGGTATCCCTTCACCCAAGAGCGACCGGACTACGACCCATGTAGATCCATAGCCGACATAAGATTCGAAAATCTGTGGAAAAGCGACTCCTTTACTAAAGAGAAGCGAATACGATATCACGAAGTAATGATGTCCTACTTACGGGAAGGATTCATCGAAATAGCCGACCCGAACTATGATGGGCCAATGGCATTTTTGCCGAACAGACCGGTCGAACGAGAAGACGCGGAAACCACGAAGATACGACCAGTCTTTGACGGATCAGTCCATCACAAGAATCGGCGCAGTTTCAACGCCAATCTTGAGATAGGACCAAACCTAAACCCAGAAATCATGGGGATTCTAATGAGGTTCAGGCGATATCGCATAGCGTGGACGGCCGACATCGAGAAGGCGTTCTTACAGATCAAAATCCACGAAGACCACGGGCAAATCGTGAGATTTCTCTGGGTCGAAGACCCCGAAGCAGCAATACCCAAAGTAGTAGTCTACCGATGGAAGAGACTCACGTTTGGACTCGCATCGAGCCCATTCATTCTCAGGGCTGTTCTAACTTGGCACTTGCAGAAGTACGAAACAGAGTACCCAGGCATCACAGCCAGGACTCTTAACCAAATCTATGTCGACGACTGGATGGGGGGAGCCGAAACTCCCGAACAAGCGGCCGAAGAGATAAGGCTAATAAGTCGAATATTAGGGGAGATCAAGATGAAACTCTGTAAGTGGTCGACGAATTCGGCCGAGCTAACAAACTTACTACGGGGGGAGTTCGAATTCTCCTCCCGACCATCGAAATTGGGAATCGATGAGGTGTTCGAACATGCGGACAAAAAGGCTCTGGGAATCCTTTGGGACCCAGTAACcgaccagttcaaattcaacgcCGATAAAATAATATCCGAGGCACGAAGGCTAGGAGAAGGGCTTACCAAGCGACAGCTGTTTAGCCTAGCGCTAACGCTACACGACCCGTTGGGCTTCGTGAACCCGGCGATATTATCCGCGAAACGGGCGATGCAGATCTCATGGTTAGCCAACGGCAAATGGGATCagatagtgaacagttgcacCAATGAGAATTGGGAGGAGTTCATCAAAGGTCTCGAAGACCTACAGCTCATACGGATTCCTCGCTGGACGGGCATAGATGTTAAGGAGCCTAGCGAACTCCACATCTTCTGCGATGCCAGCGAGGTAGGATATGGGGCCGTAGCATACGAAGTGCAAGGGACGACGATCGCCCTCATAGCAGCAAAATCAAAGGTGGCTCCGTTACCAAAAAAGGCAATGACCATCCCTCGGCTCGAACTGCTGAGTAACCTGATGGCGTCTATACTTGGCAAGTATATACGAGACCAACATCGGGTTGAACACAAAGCGCACATCTGGACCGATTCTCAGATAGCGACATGTTGGATCACGGCCACCAACAAAACCCCAGAAATCTGGGTACAAAACCGAGTCTCGAAGATCAGAGAATTCGGCGCAGAAATCCACTTCTGCGAAGGGACTCAGAACCCGGCGGATCTCCTCTCAAGGGGAGGCTCAGCAAAGGAAATCCAGAGATCGAACTGGTGGAAGGGCCCCGAATGGCTCCCGGAGTATGACAAGTATAAGCCGATCGAAATCAAGGCAAACCTCATTCAAACGGATATGGTCCGTCCGAAACACCCAGACTGGCGCAAAGAGTACAGCGACTGGGATAAAATGGTCAGAGCTCAGGCTATGATCCAAAGAGCAGTGGACGGCTTTAAAGGTAAAATGTACCGGCCTTCCCTCATCATCGAGCAAGTCCTGTTTGACATGGTTGACTTGAAGGaaatcaagttcaaaaaaccgGGATCGAGATGCCAGGTTTCATTCAAGCGACTCACATATGAGGAGCTACTCACGGCACGATACGCCTTGATAAGACACGCACAGATGGAGTCATACCCCGAGGATTACGATAGAATCGAGCGGGGGAAAGTCCCGAGAGACAAGATGTTCAGAAAGTTAAGACCGGTGTTCGACACGACTAATCGAATTATCCGGTGCAGGGGACGAGCCCAGGTACTGTTGGCAAGATATCATCTCGATGCATTGATCTTACTCCCGCCCGATCACTATATAACCACAGTCTTGCTACGCAAGCTGCATAGGAGGGTCGGGCACATGGGAATGAACGCCATGACCATGGAAGTCAGAAGCGAATTCTGGCTGCCCAAACACTGTCAGGTGATAAAAGACATCCTCAACCGATGCGTGAGATGTCAGAAGGTCAACGCAACAGCCTTCAGCGAAAAGCCAGCTCACTTGCCAATTGAACGGCTGAAAATATCCGATCCTTTTTCAGTCACCGGCATCGACATGGCCGGTCCGTACAATGTACTAGTAAACGAACCGAGTAAAGCGGTGATAGTCCAGCCAAGGACTGAGCCAGGAGTCCCCGAAGAGGAATCAGAATCATCCGACGAATCGGATGAAGAGTTGGTACCGGAGAGAGTCGATGCCctcgacaagaaaaagaaaaagaaaaagaaagaaaagaaacaacccaAGTTTGCGATTGACGGGAGACAGATAGTCAAAGTGTACATAGTTATGTTCACTTGTGCCACGACAAGAGCCGTTCACCTAGAGGTAACTAGAGGAAAAAGTGCGGCGGCGTTCATTAACGCTTTCCGTCGGTTCTGCGCGTTAAAATACGCGCCAAGAACAGTCTATTCAGACAACGCGCTGGAATTCGATAGTACGGCAAGATACCTCAGAAGACTCTGGCTATGCAAGACAGTCTACGACTTCATGGCCAATAGAAACATCTCTTGGCGGTTCTCAGCGAGTGTAGCTCCCTGGTGGGGTGGCTTCTGGGAACGCATGATAAAGACCGTGAAGCAAGCGTTGCATAAGACCTTTAACCCGAAGCAGATGGACTTCGACATGTTCCATACGGTGATCACAGAGATCAGTGACATCGTAAACAACCGTCCGTTGGGATATATCGCTGGCGACGAAACGGCTCTAACTCCGAACCAGTTAATCAAAGGAGGCTTTGTAAACAAGTTCGACACCGAACCtccggaagaggaagaactgCTCGGCGCAGACTCCTTGTTTCTCACGAACAGAGAAGCCGCTAGACGAAAGCTAGTGGCAGACTGGTGGACAGAATTCGTCCCAACCTATCTGAAGGATCTAAATAGATTCCATCAAGAGCAAATACCGTCGAAATCGGTCAAGCTAGGACAAGTAGTCTTGATCCACGTGGACTACGTCAAGCGAATCAATTGGAACATTGGGCGAGTGATCGAACTCATCAAGGGTCGAGATCACTTAGTCCGGAAAGTCAAGCTAGTCATGGTCGACTCAAAGGGCAAAACGTCAATCGTAAATAGACCTGTCCAGAACTTGTACCCTCTCGAAGTAGAACCAGGTATCATCGACGCAGACTTTGCCAAGAACCCGAGCAGATTTGGAGATCACGTAACCTCATCTGGGCAAGTATGTAAGAGAACTTACATGGGGGGAGTGTGGAATACCACGGCCCTCGGCGATGAGGCTACGGATTGCCGGCAACATGTGGCACAGCCACGAGAGGTAACGATTGCCTCGGCATTTGACGGAGTAACTGGGAAACGTCCGGGCAACGGTGATAAGGCTACGAGTCGCCGGCCACATGGGGCACAGCCGCGAGAGACAACGAGTGCCTCGGGTGTGGACGGTGGAGACACGACTCGCCCGTCAGATGTGGCACCGGCCACGGGAGTAAGACCACGACACGGTCCACCGAAGATGCCGGTGGTAAACTTACCGGCGTCGGCCGACCTCGAAAGGTCTAACCCGATAGAGTGGATAGATGACGAAGATCTAACACCCAAGCAGCTCAGAGCTGAAGTACGAAGACGCGACCGAGCGCAGGCAGCGTGGAAACCGAAGCCCGCTGCTCAGAATGCGACGGGGGTTGATCCGGACCAGCGCGAGGTGCTGAACGGATAA